One genomic window of Medicago truncatula cultivar Jemalong A17 chromosome 1, MtrunA17r5.0-ANR, whole genome shotgun sequence includes the following:
- the LOC11429426 gene encoding uncharacterized CRM domain-containing protein At3g25440, chloroplastic isoform X2: MTTEERILYKLLKARKKEERLREALKKIEPTESSETIHDPEILTPEEHFFFLKMGLKSKNYVPVGRRGIYQGVILNMHLHWKKHQTLQVVVKTFSAEEVKEIATELARLTGGIVLGIHEEDTIIMYRGKNYSQPPTEIMSPRVTLPRKKALDKSKYRDGLRAVRRYIPKLEQELEILRAQFQSTAESNTEAAEGIQISDKVSVEPSSVSNLQLEKLDKVGAMFNDNNSCSEDEAHMDSDLDSYSDKLSDIFETDSDTEDLVKEEKPLYLDEFNNFPEQSDGDTDDFEEHLQQISYNSKNMEKDADLPKFDEVDQIFLRAASFLKKKRK; encoded by the exons ATGACAACAGAGGAAAGAATTTTATACAAGTTATTAAAG GCTcggaaaaaagaagagagactTCGCGAAGCTCTGAAGAAGATTGAGCCTACAGAATCATCAGAAACAATCCATGATCCCGAGATATTGACGCCAGAAGAAcactttttcttcttaaaaatggGCCTGAAAAGCAAAAATTACGTGCCAGTTGGAAGAAGAGGAATTTACCAAGGTGTAATTTTGAACATGCATCTACATTGGAAGAAACATCAAACTTTGCAAGTGGTGGTGAAGACATTTTCAGCAGAGGAGGTTAAGGAGATTGCCACTGAGCTGGCAAGATTGACTGGAGGTATAGTGCTTGGCATTCATGAAGAGGACACAATAATAATGTACAGAGGGAAAAATTACTCTCAACCACCAACAGAGATAATGTCTCCACGAGTCACTCTCCCAAGAAAGAAG GCATTGGATAAATCAAAATATAGGGATGGCCTCCGCGCTGTGAGGAGATATATTCCCAAACTCGAGCAAGAGCTCGAAATTCTTCGAGCACAATTTCAAAGCACAGCTGAAAGTAACACAGAAGCAGCTGAGGGAATCCAAATAAGTGACAAAGTGAGTGTTGAACCAAGTAGTGTTTCAAATCTCCAACTAGAGAAATTAGATAAAGTTGGTGCAATGTTTAATGATAACAACAGTTGCTCGGAGGATGAAGCACATATGGACTCTGATTTGGATTCATATTCTGATAAATTATCAGACATCTTTGAGACAGATTCAGATACAGAGGATTTGGTAAAGGAGGAGAAACCTCTTTATTTGGACGAATTTAATAATTTTCCGGAGCAAAGTGATGGAGATACAGATGATTTTGAGGAGCATCTGCAGCAAATATCATACAACTCTAAAAACATGGAAAAAGATGCTGACTTGCCCAAGTTTGATGAAGTTGACCAGATTTTCCTGCGTGCTGCatcatttttaaagaaaaagagaaaatga
- the LOC11429426 gene encoding uncharacterized CRM domain-containing protein At3g25440, chloroplastic isoform X1 yields the protein MAWRIFTSPLLNKFQFLSSSTTFLLRHKTSLNYVICKVYAQEHHQFKLPSTSTRVGCLSFHSTPFLKCNHDKVVEQPQDSDGDVKVPARKKLKGKRAVVRWLKFFRFKKKKEFQRMTTEERILYKLLKARKKEERLREALKKIEPTESSETIHDPEILTPEEHFFFLKMGLKSKNYVPVGRRGIYQGVILNMHLHWKKHQTLQVVVKTFSAEEVKEIATELARLTGGIVLGIHEEDTIIMYRGKNYSQPPTEIMSPRVTLPRKKALDKSKYRDGLRAVRRYIPKLEQELEILRAQFQSTAESNTEAAEGIQISDKVSVEPSSVSNLQLEKLDKVGAMFNDNNSCSEDEAHMDSDLDSYSDKLSDIFETDSDTEDLVKEEKPLYLDEFNNFPEQSDGDTDDFEEHLQQISYNSKNMEKDADLPKFDEVDQIFLRAASFLKKKRK from the exons ATGGCGTGGAGAATTTTCACATCACCGCTTCTCAATAAATTTCAGTTCTTATCCTCATCTACCACTTTCTTACTTCGCCACAAAACAAG CTTGAACTATGTTATATGCAAGGTTTATGCCCAGGAACACCATCAATTCAAGCTTCCTTCTACTTCTACACGAGTAGGATGCCTAAGTTTTCATTCAACTCCATTTTTGAAGTGTAATCATGATAAGGTCGTAGAACAACCTCAGGATTCGGATGGTGATGTCAAAGTACCGGCGAGGAAAAAATTGAAGGGGAAAAGAGCTGTTGTAAGGTGGCTTAAGTTCTTTAGatttaagaagaagaaagagtttCAAAGGATGACAACAGAGGAAAGAATTTTATACAAGTTATTAAAG GCTcggaaaaaagaagagagactTCGCGAAGCTCTGAAGAAGATTGAGCCTACAGAATCATCAGAAACAATCCATGATCCCGAGATATTGACGCCAGAAGAAcactttttcttcttaaaaatggGCCTGAAAAGCAAAAATTACGTGCCAGTTGGAAGAAGAGGAATTTACCAAGGTGTAATTTTGAACATGCATCTACATTGGAAGAAACATCAAACTTTGCAAGTGGTGGTGAAGACATTTTCAGCAGAGGAGGTTAAGGAGATTGCCACTGAGCTGGCAAGATTGACTGGAGGTATAGTGCTTGGCATTCATGAAGAGGACACAATAATAATGTACAGAGGGAAAAATTACTCTCAACCACCAACAGAGATAATGTCTCCACGAGTCACTCTCCCAAGAAAGAAG GCATTGGATAAATCAAAATATAGGGATGGCCTCCGCGCTGTGAGGAGATATATTCCCAAACTCGAGCAAGAGCTCGAAATTCTTCGAGCACAATTTCAAAGCACAGCTGAAAGTAACACAGAAGCAGCTGAGGGAATCCAAATAAGTGACAAAGTGAGTGTTGAACCAAGTAGTGTTTCAAATCTCCAACTAGAGAAATTAGATAAAGTTGGTGCAATGTTTAATGATAACAACAGTTGCTCGGAGGATGAAGCACATATGGACTCTGATTTGGATTCATATTCTGATAAATTATCAGACATCTTTGAGACAGATTCAGATACAGAGGATTTGGTAAAGGAGGAGAAACCTCTTTATTTGGACGAATTTAATAATTTTCCGGAGCAAAGTGATGGAGATACAGATGATTTTGAGGAGCATCTGCAGCAAATATCATACAACTCTAAAAACATGGAAAAAGATGCTGACTTGCCCAAGTTTGATGAAGTTGACCAGATTTTCCTGCGTGCTGCatcatttttaaagaaaaagagaaaatga
- the LOC11429425 gene encoding pentatricopeptide repeat-containing protein At1g80270, mitochondrial, whose amino-acid sequence MWALRRTSVRLTLRNQGLNNNNSGISRAASVKLIPNTSEEAVPVPVPDSHARFLSTNLHTPHASHRFTFTTRELSSQADASSQKEDDADDNDDMEIEDRLTEPDADGDSRDTAEIDINELELSDTETDSSDKKSFSSRRRSELFKAIVSVSGLSVDSALDKWVEKGKELSRQEIGLALNSLRRRKMYGRALQALDWLESNKKLEFTEKEYASKLDLIAKLRGLPKAEKYLEHVPNSFRGELLYRTLLANCASLENLRKTEETFNKMRELGFPVTAFACNQLLLIYKKIDKKKIADVLLMMEKENVKPSSYTYKILIDVKGLSNDIDGMSQIVETMKAEGCELDHLTRASLARHYAAAGLTEKTEAILKEIEGENLKENMWVCPTLLRLYAILGRADEVERIWKVCESKPRVEDCLAAIEAWGRLKKIEEAEAVFEMMSNKWKLTARNYESLLKIYIRHKMLNKGKDLIKTMGDSGCTIGPTTWDALVSLYVQAGEVEKADTVLQKALQQNKMKPMFTTFMTIMEQYAKRGDVHNAEKIFYRLRQANYISRISPFHALAQAYKNAKLPAYGIRERMKADNLFPNKALADQLVQVDPFRKTPVSDLLD is encoded by the exons ATGTGGGCTCTTCGCAGAACTTCTGTTCGCCTCACCTTAAG AAACCAAGGgcttaataataacaattctGGAATTTCTCGTGCCGCTTCTGTCAAATTAATTCCAAACACTTCAGAGGAGGCTGTTCCTGTTCCTGTTCCTGATTCTCATGCTCGATTTCTGTCAACGAACCTACACACTCCTCATGCTTCCCACAGATTTACTTTCACCACCCGTGAACTTTCGTCACAGGCTGATGCTAGCAGCCAAAAAGAGGATGATGCTGATGATAATGATGACATGGAGATTGAAGATCGATTGACTGAGCCAGATGCAGACGGAGATAGCCGTGACACTGCTGAAATAGACATCAATGAGCTGGAGTTGTCGGATACTGAGACTGATTCATCcgacaaaaaatcattttcttcaagGAGACGGTCAGAACTATTCAAGGCCATTGTAAGTGTTTCAGGTTTGTCAGTTGATTCTGCTCTCGACAAGTGGGTTGAAAAAGGTAAAGAATTAAGCAGGCAGGAGATTGGGTTGGCATTAAATAGTCTTCGAAGGCGTAAAATGTATGGAAGGGCTTTGCAG GCCTTGGATTGGCTAGAGTCAAACAAAAAGCTTGAATTTACTGAGAAAGAGTATGCTTCTAAACTTGATTTGATTGCCAAATTGCGTGGCCTACCAAAGGCAGAAAAATACCTCGAGCATGTTCCAAATTCTTTCAGAGGAGAATTATTATACAGAACATTACTAGCTAACTGTGCTAGTCTGGAAAATTTGAGGAAAACGGAGGAAACATTCAACAAAATGAGGGAGTTAGGTTTTCCTGTTACAGCATTTGCTTGCAATCAGTTGCTTCTCATTTATAAGAAGATTGACAAGAAGAAAATAGCTGACGTGTTACTTATGATGGAAAAGGAGAATGTCAAACCTTCTTCTTATACTTACAAAATTTTAATAGACGTGAAGGGCCTGTCTAATGATATTGATGGGATGTCTCAAATTGTTGAGACAATGAAGGCAGAAGGTTGTGAACTAGACCATCTAACACGGGCATCCTTGGCCAGGCATTATGCCGCAGCTGGGCTTACCGAAAAAACTGAAGCTATATTGAAGGAGATTGAAGGTGAAAACTTAAAAGAGAATATGTGGGTATGCCCAACTTTGCTTCGCCTTTATGCAATTCTGGGTAGGGCTGATGAAGTGGAGAGAATTTGGAAGGTTTGTGAGTCAAAGCCACGGGTTGAGGACTGCCTTGCCGCAATTGAAGCTTGGGGaagattgaagaaaattgaagaaGCAGAGGCAGTTTTTGAGATGATGTCAAATAAATGGAAACTTACTGCCAGGAATTACGAATCACTCCTGAAAATTTATATAAGGCATAAGATGCTAAACAAGGGTAAGGATCTTATTAAGACAATGGGAGATAGTGGATGCACAATAGGTCCAACAACCTGGGATGCACTTGTGTCTCTTTATGTTCAAGCAGGGGAAGTCGAAAAGGCAGACACTGTTTTGCAGAAGGCACTACAGCAAAATAAGATGAAGCCAATGTTTACTACTTTTATGACTATTATGGAGCAGTATGCAAAGAGGGGCGACGTCCATAATGCAGAGAAGATTTTCTATAGATTGAGACAAGCTAATTATATTTCTAGAATATCTCCGTTCCATGCTCTAGCACAGGCTTATAAAAACGCCAAACTACCGGCATATGGGATCAGGGAGAGGATGAAAGCTGATAACCTATTCCCCAACAAAGCTTTGGCTGACCAGTTGGTGCAAGTTGATCCGTTTAGGAAAACTCCAGTTTCTGATTTGCTTGATTGA